In Afipia sp. GAS231, a single window of DNA contains:
- a CDS encoding LysE family translocator yields MSHSLLFAFVIFATVMFFTPGPNNVMLLSSGLTYGFRPTIPHILGITFGFAFMIGAVGVGLGTVFIAYPVLQTILKYAGVAYLVYLAAAIAMSGPVSPDQDAGRRPMTFWGAAMFQWVNVKGWVMVIGTITAYAAIATYPWNIAIQVALGLLLGAISCTAWALFGSALRPILTSPRAVRAFNIVMAILLLASLYPVFMDA; encoded by the coding sequence ATGTCGCACTCGCTCCTGTTCGCTTTCGTCATCTTCGCCACCGTGATGTTCTTCACGCCGGGGCCGAACAACGTCATGCTGCTATCGTCGGGGCTCACGTACGGTTTCCGCCCGACCATCCCTCATATTCTCGGTATTACGTTCGGCTTCGCCTTCATGATCGGCGCGGTCGGCGTCGGGCTGGGGACGGTCTTCATCGCCTATCCGGTGCTGCAGACCATCCTGAAATATGCCGGGGTCGCCTATCTGGTCTACCTGGCGGCGGCGATTGCGATGTCCGGGCCGGTCTCGCCCGATCAGGACGCCGGGCGCCGGCCGATGACGTTCTGGGGCGCGGCGATGTTCCAGTGGGTCAACGTCAAGGGCTGGGTCATGGTGATCGGCACCATCACTGCCTATGCGGCGATCGCGACCTATCCCTGGAATATCGCGATTCAGGTCGCCCTGGGCCTGTTGCTGGGCGCGATTTCCTGCACCGCCTGGGCCCTGTTCGGCAGTGCGTTGAGGCCGATCCTGACCTCTCCGCGGGCCGTGCGGGCCTTCAATATCGTGATGGCAATCCTGCTGCTGGCGTCCCTCTATCCCGTCTTCATGGATGCATGA
- a CDS encoding class I SAM-dependent methyltransferase, whose product MLARDWYYTQRRQLGLDSAVAAIYDRHDDSDVRARAALNMLGVQRGWRVADIGCGNGVLACEAALMGAEVDAIDISPAMLELAKIYARDRKAAVRTQPAGMLSFAYKPNSYDLIVSEFTLHHLPDFWKAVALARIFAALKPGANFYLRDIVFVSMPDGVDRDVEQWADFTIKNHDFEREGVVTHMRDEYSTFGWVIERMLTDIGFTLESVDYHAPLHGTYLLRKPKPDQAS is encoded by the coding sequence ATGCTGGCGCGCGACTGGTACTATACGCAGAGACGGCAGCTCGGGCTCGATTCCGCGGTCGCCGCGATCTATGACCGGCATGACGACAGCGACGTCCGCGCGCGCGCTGCGTTGAACATGCTCGGCGTCCAGCGCGGCTGGCGCGTCGCCGACATCGGCTGCGGCAACGGCGTACTGGCCTGCGAGGCCGCCCTGATGGGGGCCGAGGTCGACGCAATAGATATTTCGCCGGCGATGCTGGAGCTCGCCAAGATCTACGCCCGGGACCGCAAGGCTGCGGTCCGCACCCAACCGGCGGGGATGCTGAGTTTCGCCTACAAGCCGAACTCCTACGACCTGATCGTCAGTGAGTTCACGCTGCATCATCTGCCGGATTTCTGGAAGGCGGTGGCGCTGGCCCGAATCTTCGCCGCGCTGAAGCCCGGCGCCAACTTCTACCTGCGTGACATCGTGTTCGTCAGCATGCCCGACGGCGTCGACCGCGATGTCGAGCAGTGGGCGGATTTCACCATCAAGAACCATGACTTCGAACGCGAGGGCGTGGTCACCCACATGCGCGACGAATACTCGACCTTCGGCTGGGTGATCGAACGCATGCTGACCGACATCGGCTTCACGCTGGAGTCGGTCGATTATCACGCACCGCTGCACGGCACCTACCTGCTGCGCAAACCGAAGCCGGACCAAGCGAGCTAG
- the ilvN gene encoding acetolactate synthase small subunit: MNQPASAYFLEERHDPTEAHTLSVLVQNEPGVLARVIGLFSGRGYNIESLTVSETESQKHLSRITIVTTGTPMVIEQIKHQLDRMVPVYRVVDMTLTGRSIERELAMVKVRGGGDNRVEALRLADAFRARVIDATTESFVFEITGNSTKINQFIDLMRPLGLVEVSRTGVAAIGRGPEGM; the protein is encoded by the coding sequence ATGAACCAGCCCGCATCCGCCTACTTCCTCGAAGAGCGTCACGATCCGACCGAAGCGCATACGCTGTCGGTGCTGGTGCAGAACGAGCCCGGCGTGCTCGCGCGCGTGATCGGACTGTTTTCGGGGCGCGGTTACAACATCGAAAGTCTCACCGTCTCCGAGACCGAGAGCCAGAAACATCTGTCGCGGATCACGATCGTCACCACAGGCACACCGATGGTGATCGAGCAGATCAAGCACCAGCTCGACCGCATGGTGCCGGTCTATCGCGTCGTCGACATGACGCTGACCGGCCGTTCGATCGAGCGCGAACTGGCGATGGTCAAGGTCCGCGGCGGCGGCGACAACCGGGTCGAGGCGCTGCGGCTGGCGGATGCGTTCCGCGCCCGCGTGATTGACGCCACCACCGAAAGCTTTGTGTTCGAGATCACAGGCAATTCCACCAAAATCAATCAGTTCATCGACCTGATGCGCCCGCTCGGCCTCGTCGAAGTGTCGCGCACCGGCGTTGCCGCGATCGGGCGCGGGCCTGAAGGGATGTGA
- a CDS encoding threonine dehydratase produces the protein MFDLSQLEHAHEVVAAAMPPTPAHAWPLLAQRLGATVIVKHENHTPIGAFKVRGGLVYVDRLKRERPGIAGLISATRGNHGQSLAFAAGRSRLPVTIYVPRGNSVEKNRAMQAFGAELIEHGEDFEAARLEAFRQAEARGLEIVPSFHPDLVRGVATYALELFRAAPDLDVLYVPIGQGSGICGCILARDLLGLKTEIVGVQSTEAPSYALSFATGKIVSTETSNTRADGMATRVPDPDALSIIAKGASRIVQVTDDEIGAAVRAYWTDTHNLAEGAGAAPLAAALQEKARNRGKRVGLILSGGNIDFDLFQKWIAQEVVTTPDRMAV, from the coding sequence ATGTTTGATCTCAGCCAGCTCGAGCACGCGCATGAAGTCGTCGCGGCGGCAATGCCGCCGACGCCGGCGCATGCGTGGCCGCTGCTGGCACAGCGGCTCGGCGCCACTGTGATCGTCAAGCACGAGAACCACACGCCGATCGGTGCTTTCAAGGTGCGCGGCGGGCTGGTCTATGTCGACCGTCTGAAGCGCGAACGGCCCGGCATCGCCGGCTTGATCTCGGCGACGCGCGGCAATCACGGCCAGAGCCTTGCGTTCGCGGCGGGCCGCTCCCGGCTACCGGTGACGATCTACGTTCCGCGCGGCAACTCGGTCGAGAAGAACCGCGCGATGCAGGCGTTCGGTGCCGAGCTGATCGAACATGGCGAGGATTTCGAGGCGGCCCGTCTTGAAGCCTTCCGCCAGGCCGAGGCGCGCGGGCTTGAAATCGTGCCGTCGTTCCATCCCGATCTGGTTCGGGGTGTCGCGACCTACGCCCTCGAACTATTTCGCGCTGCGCCCGACCTCGACGTGCTTTATGTGCCAATCGGGCAGGGCTCCGGCATCTGCGGCTGCATTCTGGCGCGCGACCTGTTGGGGCTGAAGACCGAAATCGTCGGCGTGCAGTCGACCGAAGCGCCGTCCTATGCGCTGTCGTTCGCCACCGGCAAGATCGTCTCGACCGAGACCAGCAACACGCGGGCCGACGGCATGGCAACACGCGTGCCTGATCCGGATGCGTTGTCGATCATCGCGAAGGGCGCATCGCGTATCGTGCAGGTCACCGACGACGAGATCGGTGCCGCTGTCCGCGCCTATTGGACCGACACGCATAATCTGGCCGAAGGCGCGGGTGCGGCTCCGCTCGCCGCGGCGCTGCAGGAAAAAGCCCGCAATCGCGGCAAACGCGTCGGACTGATTTTGTCCGGCGGCAACATCGATTTCGATCTGTTTCAGAAATGGATCGCGCAGGAAGTTGTCACCACGCCAGATCGAATGGCGGTGTGA
- a CDS encoding acetolactate synthase 3 large subunit: MTDNSHDPNQMTGAAMIVRALIDHGVEHLFGYPGGAVLPIYDEIFQQSEVEHILVRHEQGAGHAAEGYARSTGKPGVVLVTSGPGATNMVTPLTDALMDSIPLVCITGQVPTHLIGNDAFQECDTVGITRPCTKHNWLVRDVNDLAKVLHEAFYVATTGRPGPVLVDVPKDVQFAVGTYHPPRKSDVHVSYTPRVKGDAAQIRKAVALLASAKRPVIYSGGGVINSGPEASKLLRDLVEATGFPITSTLMGLGAYPATGKNWLGMLGMHGTYEANMTMHDCDVMLCVGARFDDRITGRVDAFSPNSKKIHIDIDPSSINKNIRVDVPIIGDCGNVLGDLLQVFKAEAKKPDIKAWWGEIAKWRARNSLAYKKNNEIILPQYAIERLFEATRGRDTYITTEVGQHQMWAAQFFGFEEPHRWMTSGGLGTMGYGLPAALGVQVAHRDSLVIDIAGDASVQMTMQEMSTAVQYELPIKIFILNNQYMGMVRQWQQLLHGNRLSHSYSEALPDFVKLADAFGCVGLQAIKPGDLDGAIKEMISIKRPVLFDCRVAALENCFPMIPSGKAHNEMLLPAEATDEATAAAFAGGKALV, translated from the coding sequence ATGACCGACAACAGCCACGATCCGAACCAGATGACCGGCGCCGCGATGATCGTGCGCGCGCTCATCGATCATGGCGTCGAGCACCTGTTCGGCTATCCCGGCGGCGCGGTGCTTCCGATCTACGACGAGATTTTTCAGCAGAGCGAAGTCGAACACATCCTGGTCCGCCATGAGCAGGGCGCCGGCCACGCCGCCGAGGGCTACGCGCGCTCGACCGGCAAGCCGGGCGTGGTGCTGGTGACCTCGGGTCCCGGCGCCACCAACATGGTGACGCCGCTGACGGACGCGCTGATGGATTCAATCCCGCTGGTCTGCATCACCGGCCAGGTGCCGACGCATCTGATCGGCAATGACGCGTTCCAGGAATGCGACACCGTCGGCATCACCCGTCCCTGCACCAAGCACAACTGGCTGGTGCGCGACGTCAACGATCTCGCCAAGGTGCTGCACGAGGCGTTTTACGTTGCCACCACCGGCCGTCCCGGTCCGGTGCTGGTCGACGTGCCCAAGGATGTGCAGTTCGCCGTCGGCACCTACCATCCGCCGCGCAAGTCCGACGTGCATGTGTCGTATACGCCGCGGGTGAAGGGCGATGCGGCGCAGATCCGCAAGGCCGTGGCGCTGCTGGCGTCCGCCAAGCGGCCGGTGATCTATTCCGGCGGTGGCGTCATCAATTCCGGACCCGAGGCGTCGAAGCTGCTGCGCGACCTGGTCGAAGCCACAGGCTTCCCGATCACCTCGACGCTGATGGGGCTCGGCGCTTATCCTGCGACCGGCAAGAACTGGCTGGGCATGCTCGGCATGCACGGCACCTACGAGGCCAACATGACGATGCACGATTGCGACGTCATGCTCTGCGTCGGCGCGCGCTTCGACGACCGTATCACCGGCCGCGTCGATGCGTTCTCGCCGAATTCGAAGAAGATCCATATCGACATCGATCCATCCTCGATCAACAAGAACATCCGCGTCGACGTACCGATCATCGGCGACTGCGGCAACGTGCTCGGCGACTTGCTGCAGGTGTTCAAGGCGGAAGCCAAGAAGCCCGACATCAAGGCCTGGTGGGGGGAGATCGCCAAATGGCGCGCGCGAAATTCGCTCGCCTACAAGAAGAACAACGAAATCATCCTGCCGCAATACGCCATCGAGCGGCTGTTCGAGGCAACGCGCGGCCGCGACACCTACATCACGACGGAGGTCGGCCAGCACCAGATGTGGGCGGCGCAGTTCTTCGGCTTCGAGGAACCGCACCGCTGGATGACGTCGGGCGGTCTCGGCACCATGGGCTATGGCCTGCCGGCGGCGCTGGGCGTCCAGGTCGCCCATCGCGACAGCCTCGTCATCGACATTGCCGGCGACGCGTCGGTGCAGATGACGATGCAGGAGATGTCGACGGCGGTTCAGTACGAACTGCCGATCAAGATCTTCATCCTGAACAACCAGTACATGGGCATGGTGCGGCAGTGGCAGCAGCTTCTGCATGGCAACCGGCTGTCGCATTCCTATTCGGAAGCGCTGCCGGATTTCGTCAAGCTCGCGGACGCGTTCGGCTGCGTCGGCCTGCAGGCGATCAAGCCCGGCGATCTCGACGGCGCGATCAAGGAAATGATCTCGATCAAGCGCCCGGTGCTGTTCGACTGCCGCGTCGCGGCGCTGGAAAACTGCTTCCCGATGATCCCATCGGGCAAGGCGCACAACGAAATGCTGTTGCCGGCGGAAGCTACCGACGAAGCCACCGCCGCGGCCTTCGCCGGCGGCAAGGCGCTGGTGTGA
- the miaA gene encoding tRNA (adenosine(37)-N6)-dimethylallyltransferase MiaA produces the protein MQAGSQGLSKQDVSKRDLSKAVLIAGPTASGKSALALELAQKTGGVVINTDSMQVYRDLHIITARPTPDEEAVVPHRLYGHVDAAVNFSAGAWVTDAAKVLADARAQGRLPIFAGGSGLYFKALTRGLSAVPPIAAEVREDVRARLERDGVEALHAELAVRDPASADRLKPRDRTRIARALEVVEATGRSLTDWHREGLPPLLPPGEFAALFIAPERDALYARIDTRFDAMLAGGALDEVAALASRNLDPLLPAMKAHGVPALIRHLKGEITREAAAETARADTRHYAKRQFTWFRHQLPEFEWVAPEAARAWVEALTQLPEGH, from the coding sequence ATGCAGGCGGGTTCGCAAGGTTTGAGCAAGCAGGATGTGAGCAAGCGAGACTTGAGTAAGGCGGTGCTTATCGCAGGGCCGACCGCCAGCGGCAAGTCGGCGCTGGCGCTCGAGCTGGCGCAAAAAACCGGCGGCGTCGTCATCAACACCGATTCCATGCAGGTCTATCGCGACCTCCACATCATCACGGCGCGACCGACGCCGGACGAAGAGGCGGTCGTGCCGCATCGTCTCTACGGCCATGTCGATGCGGCCGTGAATTTTTCCGCCGGCGCCTGGGTGACGGACGCAGCAAAAGTGCTGGCAGACGCGCGCGCACAGGGACGCCTGCCGATCTTCGCCGGCGGTTCCGGCCTGTATTTCAAGGCGCTGACGCGCGGTCTGTCGGCAGTGCCGCCGATTGCCGCCGAGGTGCGCGAGGACGTCCGCGCGCGGCTGGAACGGGACGGCGTCGAAGCGCTGCATGCCGAGCTTGCTGTACGCGATCCGGCTTCGGCCGATCGCCTCAAGCCGCGCGACCGCACCCGGATCGCGCGGGCGCTGGAGGTGGTGGAAGCCACCGGCCGCTCGCTGACCGACTGGCACCGGGAGGGCCTGCCGCCGCTGCTGCCGCCGGGTGAGTTTGCGGCACTGTTCATCGCGCCCGAACGCGATGCGCTCTACGCCCGGATCGATACCCGGTTCGATGCGATGCTGGCGGGCGGGGCGCTGGACGAGGTTGCCGCGCTGGCCTCGCGAAACCTCGATCCGCTGCTGCCGGCGATGAAAGCCCACGGCGTACCGGCGCTGATCCGCCACCTCAAGGGCGAGATCACGCGCGAGGCCGCCGCCGAGACCGCCCGCGCCGACACCCGCCATTACGCCAAGCGGCAATTCACCTGGTTCCGGCATCAGCTGCCGGAGTTTGAATGGGTGGCGCCGGAGGCGGCGAGGGCGTGGGTGGAGGCCCTGACCCAGTTGCCTGAAGGCCACTGA
- the serB gene encoding phosphoserine phosphatase SerB translates to MSLVATLICNPVNPALDSTIVDGALAVLPSPGRAQWLFDEVAVDIPFEGSDDIKAIIARLQKARGDLPIDIVVQPAAFRRKKLFLADMDSTMIGQECIDELADFAGLKAHVAAITERAMRGEIEFEPALRERVALLTDLPVGVIDEVLEKRITLTPGGRELVATMRAHGAWTCLISGGFTLFTSAVAAKIGFQENRANELKVRDGKLTGEVTEPIVGRATKLATLIELRESFDLDEIDTLVTGDGANDLGMIEAAGLGVAYHAKPAVAAAAAARIDYGDLSALLYAQGYRREEFVEG, encoded by the coding sequence ATGTCCCTCGTCGCCACGCTCATTTGCAATCCCGTCAACCCCGCGCTCGACTCCACCATCGTCGACGGCGCGCTCGCCGTGCTGCCTTCGCCCGGACGGGCGCAATGGCTGTTCGACGAGGTGGCGGTCGATATCCCCTTTGAGGGTAGCGACGATATCAAGGCGATCATAGCCCGCCTGCAAAAGGCGCGCGGCGACCTGCCGATCGACATTGTGGTGCAGCCTGCCGCGTTCCGGCGCAAGAAGCTTTTTCTGGCCGACATGGATTCCACCATGATCGGCCAGGAATGCATCGACGAGCTGGCCGATTTCGCCGGCCTGAAAGCGCATGTCGCCGCCATCACCGAACGCGCGATGCGCGGCGAGATTGAGTTTGAACCCGCGCTGCGTGAGCGCGTCGCGCTGCTGACGGATTTGCCGGTCGGCGTGATCGACGAGGTGCTCGAAAAACGCATCACGCTGACGCCGGGCGGCCGCGAGCTGGTTGCCACGATGCGCGCGCACGGCGCCTGGACCTGCCTGATCTCGGGCGGCTTCACGCTGTTCACCAGCGCGGTCGCCGCCAAGATCGGATTTCAGGAAAACCGCGCCAACGAATTGAAGGTGCGCGACGGCAAACTCACCGGCGAAGTCACCGAGCCGATCGTGGGCCGCGCCACCAAACTCGCAACCCTGATCGAGCTGCGCGAATCCTTCGATCTCGACGAGATCGACACGCTGGTGACCGGCGACGGCGCCAACGATCTCGGCATGATCGAGGCGGCCGGCCTCGGCGTCGCCTATCACGCCAAGCCCGCCGTTGCGGCGGCTGCCGCCGCCCGGATCGACTACGGCGATCTCAGCGCGCTGTTATACGCGCAGGGCTATCGGCGCGAGGAGTTTGTGGAGGGATAG
- a CDS encoding DUF4160 domain-containing protein: MPTVLRWGPYRAFFYSNERGEPPHIHVRSGDFEAKFWLHDLSVAINAGFPAHEIGAIIRHLRSQRDFLEGKWHEHFGN, from the coding sequence ATGCCAACCGTCCTGCGCTGGGGACCCTATCGCGCGTTCTTTTATTCCAACGAGCGCGGAGAGCCGCCGCATATTCACGTTCGTTCGGGTGATTTTGAAGCCAAATTCTGGCTGCATGACCTCTCTGTCGCGATCAATGCGGGATTTCCTGCGCATGAAATTGGCGCTATTATTCGTCACCTGAGATCGCAGCGCGATTTCCTTGAAGGCAAATGGCATGAGCACTTTGGAAATTGA
- a CDS encoding DUF2442 domain-containing protein, with translation MSTLEIEVGDIRPVSVAFTADELVVTLADGRKIATPLAWYPRLRDASPSERAQFELMAMGIHWPALDEDLGIAGMLRGRPAA, from the coding sequence ATGAGCACTTTGGAAATTGAGGTCGGTGATATCCGCCCCGTCTCGGTCGCCTTCACCGCCGACGAACTAGTCGTTACTTTGGCAGATGGCCGCAAGATCGCGACCCCTCTTGCCTGGTATCCGCGGCTCCGCGACGCCAGCCCGTCGGAGCGAGCGCAGTTCGAGCTGATGGCGATGGGTATTCACTGGCCCGCACTCGACGAAGATCTCGGCATTGCCGGGATGCTGCGGGGTCGCCCGGCGGCATAG
- a CDS encoding Do family serine endopeptidase has protein sequence MTGARPALSRSLRLMGLAITLGAASLLASAPASARGPDGIADIAEKVIDAVVNISTSQTVEAKGGGDRGAMPQLPPGSPFEEFFDDFFKNRRGGGPKGGDKNSDMQPRKTNSLGSGFIVDTSGVVVTNNHVIADADEINVIMNDGTKIKAELVGVDKKTDIAVLKFKPVKPLIAVKFGDSDKLRLGEWVIAIGNPFSLGGSVTAGIVSARNRDISQGPYDNYIQTDASINRGNSGGPLFNLDGDVVGVNTLIISPTGGSIGLGFAVPSKTVAGVVDQLRQFGELRRGWLGVRIQQVTDEIAESLSIKPARGALVAGVDDKGPAKPAGIEPGDVVVKFDGKDVKDPKDLSRVVADTAVGKEVDVVIIRKGNEETRKVTLGRLEDTDKAQQATAKAKEEPAEKPVTQKALGLDLATLSKDLRTKYKIKESVKGVVVTGVDGTSDAAEKRLSAGDVIVEVAQEAVSNAADIKKRVDQLKKDGKKSVLLLVANGDGELRFVALSVQ, from the coding sequence ATGACCGGTGCCAGACCCGCCTTGAGCCGCAGCCTGCGCCTGATGGGGCTCGCGATCACGCTTGGCGCCGCCAGCCTGCTGGCATCTGCGCCGGCCAGCGCGCGGGGGCCGGACGGCATCGCCGACATTGCCGAGAAGGTGATCGACGCCGTCGTCAACATCTCGACCTCGCAGACCGTGGAGGCCAAGGGCGGTGGCGACCGGGGCGCGATGCCGCAATTGCCGCCGGGTTCGCCGTTCGAGGAATTCTTCGACGACTTCTTCAAGAACAGGCGCGGCGGCGGCCCCAAGGGCGGTGACAAGAACAGCGATATGCAGCCGCGCAAGACCAATTCGCTCGGCTCCGGCTTCATCGTCGATACGTCAGGCGTCGTCGTCACCAACAATCACGTCATCGCCGACGCTGACGAGATCAACGTGATCATGAACGACGGCACCAAGATCAAGGCCGAGCTGGTCGGCGTCGACAAGAAGACCGATATCGCGGTTCTCAAGTTCAAGCCGGTGAAGCCGCTGATCGCCGTCAAGTTCGGCGATTCCGACAAGCTGCGTCTCGGCGAATGGGTGATCGCGATCGGCAATCCGTTCTCGCTCGGCGGCTCGGTCACGGCCGGCATCGTCTCGGCGCGCAACCGCGACATCAGCCAGGGGCCGTACGACAACTACATCCAGACCGACGCCTCGATCAATCGCGGCAATTCCGGTGGCCCGTTGTTCAACCTCGATGGCGATGTGGTCGGTGTCAACACGCTGATCATTTCCCCGACCGGCGGCTCGATCGGCCTCGGCTTCGCGGTGCCGTCCAAGACGGTCGCCGGCGTCGTCGATCAGCTCCGCCAGTTCGGTGAACTGCGCCGCGGCTGGCTCGGCGTGCGCATCCAGCAGGTCACCGACGAGATCGCCGAAAGCCTCAGCATCAAGCCCGCCCGTGGCGCGCTGGTGGCGGGGGTCGACGACAAGGGCCCGGCAAAACCCGCGGGCATCGAACCCGGCGACGTCGTGGTCAAGTTCGACGGCAAGGACGTCAAGGATCCGAAGGACCTGTCGCGCGTGGTGGCCGACACCGCGGTCGGCAAGGAAGTCGATGTCGTGATCATCCGCAAAGGCAATGAGGAAACCCGCAAGGTGACGCTCGGCCGCCTGGAGGATACCGACAAGGCGCAACAGGCTACCGCCAAGGCCAAGGAAGAGCCGGCCGAAAAGCCCGTGACGCAAAAGGCGCTCGGCCTCGACCTGGCGACGCTGAGCAAGGACCTGCGCACCAAGTACAAGATCAAGGAAAGCGTCAAGGGCGTGGTCGTCACCGGTGTCGACGGCACGTCGGATGCCGCCGAAAAGCGGCTGTCCGCCGGCGACGTCATCGTCGAGGTGGCGCAGGAGGCGGTGAGCAACGCCGCCGACATCAAGAAGCGCGTCGACCAGCTCAAGAAGGACGGCAAGAAGTCGGTGCTGCTGCTGGTCGCCAACGGCGACGGCGAGTTGCGCTTCGTCGCGCTGAGCGTGCAGTAG
- a CDS encoding DUF2065 domain-containing protein: MRSIAFTDFLIGVGILFVLEGLMFAASPAWMRRAMKSALATPDNILRVVGIGSAVAGLILIWFVRR; encoded by the coding sequence ATGAGGTCCATAGCGTTCACCGACTTCCTCATCGGTGTGGGAATCCTGTTTGTGCTGGAAGGCCTGATGTTTGCGGCGAGCCCGGCCTGGATGCGCCGCGCCATGAAAAGCGCACTGGCAACGCCGGATAATATTCTTCGGGTGGTCGGCATCGGATCGGCGGTCGCGGGTCTGATCCTGATCTGGTTCGTCCGACGGTAG
- the hflC gene encoding protease modulator HflC has product MRSPVTGIAALIILFVVVIIGYSSVFTVSQTEQVLVVRLGEPVRVVTDPGLNFKAPFIDSVISIDKRILDLENPSQEVIASDQKRLVVDAFARYRIKNALRFYQSVGTIQAANIQLTTLLNASLRRVLGEVTFITVVRDEREALMNRIRDQLDKEADGYGIQVVDVRIRRADLPEQNSQAVYQRMQTERQREAAEFRAQGGQKAQEIRSKADREATVIIAEANSTAEQTRGAGDAERNRLFAEAYGKDPDFFAFYRSMTAYENGLKSSDTRFLLQPNSEFFRFFANPAGHPPVAAAPAVPKP; this is encoded by the coding sequence ATGAGATCCCCCGTTACGGGCATTGCTGCCCTGATCATCCTGTTTGTTGTCGTCATCATCGGCTACAGCTCGGTCTTCACCGTCTCGCAGACCGAACAGGTGCTGGTGGTGCGGCTCGGCGAGCCGGTGCGCGTCGTCACTGATCCCGGCCTGAACTTCAAGGCGCCGTTCATCGACAGCGTGATCTCGATCGACAAGCGGATCCTCGACCTGGAAAACCCGTCGCAGGAAGTGATCGCATCCGATCAGAAGCGGCTGGTGGTCGATGCTTTCGCCCGCTACCGCATCAAGAACGCGCTGCGCTTCTACCAGAGCGTCGGTACGATCCAGGCCGCCAACATCCAGCTCACGACGCTGTTGAACGCGTCGCTGCGCCGGGTGCTCGGCGAGGTCACCTTCATCACGGTGGTGCGCGACGAGCGCGAAGCGCTGATGAACCGGATCCGCGACCAGCTCGACAAGGAGGCCGACGGTTACGGCATCCAGGTGGTCGACGTCCGCATCCGCCGCGCCGACCTGCCGGAGCAGAACAGCCAGGCGGTCTACCAGCGGATGCAGACCGAACGGCAGCGCGAGGCGGCGGAGTTCCGCGCCCAGGGCGGCCAGAAGGCGCAGGAGATCCGCTCGAAGGCCGATCGCGAGGCCACGGTGATCATCGCCGAGGCCAATTCGACCGCCGAACAGACCCGGGGCGCCGGCGATGCCGAGCGCAACCGCCTGTTCGCCGAGGCCTATGGCAAGGATCCGGACTTCTTCGCGTTCTACCGCTCGATGACCGCCTATGAGAACGGGCTCAAGTCGAGCGATACCCGTTTCCTGCTGCAGCCCAATTCGGAGTTCTTCCGGTTCTTCGCCAATCCGGCCGGCCATCCGCCGGTGGCGGCCGCCCCGGCTGTGCCTAAGCCGTAA